A window of the Shinella zoogloeoides genome harbors these coding sequences:
- a CDS encoding TRAP transporter large permease has product MFTFGAFVVLMLVGLPISIVLCLTAAAYIWQSDNTVLFASYPTQMFMGLDSYGLIAIPLFILIGEIMNGGGITRRIIDMAMAFVGAMKGGLAYVNLLANMFVASILGSAAAQVALMSQMIVPEMVKKGYDKTFAAGLTAYAGMLGPIIPPSIMFVVYSVIAQVPVGTMLAAGIIPGIILTVAFCVVIALMGYVYNYPRGASLPMRERVSITLKALPTLIIPLIIVGSIVTGLANPTEAAAMGVVAAVIVGRYVTGDLSLKQLPAMFVKAGVLSAGILFLIAAAAVFSWVLVYGMVPQRVAEWIQTIAKDPITFMLLVNVILLVIGTVIDGAPGLIMTVPILLPIATDVYGIDPVHFGVVAVINLVLGFLSPPVGLNFFIAAAVTGAKPGKMFIVTLPFFIICCIILVLLSIFPALSTYFA; this is encoded by the coding sequence ATGTTCACCTTCGGCGCATTCGTCGTCCTCATGCTCGTGGGCCTGCCGATTTCCATCGTGCTCTGCCTGACGGCCGCCGCCTATATCTGGCAGAGCGACAACACGGTCCTCTTCGCCTCCTATCCCACCCAGATGTTCATGGGGCTGGACAGCTATGGCCTGATCGCCATTCCGCTCTTCATCCTGATCGGTGAGATCATGAATGGCGGCGGCATCACGCGGCGCATCATCGACATGGCGATGGCCTTCGTCGGCGCGATGAAGGGCGGCCTTGCCTATGTGAACCTGCTGGCCAACATGTTCGTGGCCTCCATCCTCGGCTCGGCCGCGGCGCAGGTCGCGCTGATGTCGCAGATGATCGTGCCGGAAATGGTGAAGAAGGGTTACGACAAGACCTTCGCCGCCGGCCTCACCGCCTATGCGGGCATGCTCGGGCCGATCATTCCGCCCTCCATCATGTTCGTCGTCTACAGCGTCATCGCGCAGGTGCCCGTCGGCACCATGCTGGCCGCCGGCATCATTCCGGGCATCATCCTCACCGTCGCCTTCTGCGTGGTGATCGCACTGATGGGCTATGTCTACAACTATCCGCGCGGCGCGAGCCTGCCGATGCGCGAGCGCGTGTCGATCACGCTGAAGGCCCTGCCGACCCTCATCATCCCGCTGATCATCGTCGGCTCCATCGTGACCGGGCTTGCCAACCCGACCGAGGCGGCCGCCATGGGCGTCGTCGCCGCCGTCATCGTCGGGCGCTACGTGACCGGCGATCTCAGCCTGAAGCAGCTTCCCGCCATGTTCGTCAAGGCCGGGGTCCTGTCGGCCGGCATCCTGTTCCTGATCGCCGCGGCGGCCGTGTTCTCGTGGGTTCTCGTCTACGGCATGGTGCCTCAGCGCGTGGCGGAATGGATCCAGACCATCGCCAAGGATCCGATCACCTTCATGCTGCTGGTCAACGTGATCCTGCTCGTCATCGGCACGGTGATCGACGGCGCGCCCGGCCTGATCATGACGGTCCCGATCCTGCTGCCGATCGCCACCGACGTCTATGGCATCGATCCCGTGCATTTCGGCGTCGTCGCCGTGATCAACCTCGTGCTCGGCTTCCTGTCCCCGCCGGTCGGCCTGAACTTCTTCATCGCCGCCGCGGTGACCGGAGCCAAGCCCGGCAAGATGTTCATCGTCACGCTGCCGTTCTTCATCATCTGCTGCATCATTCTGGTGCTGCTGTCGATCTTCCCGGCGCTGTCGACCTACTTCGCCTGA
- a CDS encoding TRAP transporter substrate-binding protein codes for MNITRRTLMKSVSLGAAMAVSAPSILRAQEAKVYRLGITTPPGHPWNLAAESVGKRLAEETGGRLSIQVFPSNQLGNEGAMLQQMQSGALDLGWIMTAELGSRIPQIAAINAPWLVKSTDKVAALVRHPVAMKLLDVLPAQTGTIGLGYGITTLRVVFTGKETSGIEDIKGMKLRINTTPAYRDFYQLLGAAPTPIPTPQVFDAMSNGQVDGLEADLDLSWNQRYDKVAKTMLRMNAIFMPCVALASGRVWKGVPEADRELIARLTREELDKQIDATVAKEATLLQNFKDTGIKIVDVNLENTAEIISAYDAIWLPKAPVLKELREVGATL; via the coding sequence ATGAACATTACCCGTCGTACCCTGATGAAAAGCGTCTCGCTCGGTGCAGCGATGGCCGTCTCCGCGCCGTCGATCCTGCGTGCGCAGGAAGCCAAGGTCTATCGCCTCGGCATCACCACGCCTCCGGGCCATCCGTGGAACCTGGCAGCCGAATCCGTTGGCAAGCGCCTTGCCGAAGAGACCGGCGGTCGCCTCTCCATCCAGGTCTTCCCGTCGAACCAGCTCGGCAACGAAGGCGCGATGCTGCAGCAGATGCAGTCCGGCGCGCTCGATCTCGGCTGGATCATGACCGCCGAACTCGGCTCGCGTATTCCGCAGATCGCCGCCATCAACGCGCCCTGGCTGGTCAAGAGCACGGACAAGGTCGCCGCGCTCGTTCGTCATCCGGTCGCGATGAAGCTGCTCGACGTCCTGCCGGCCCAGACGGGCACCATCGGCCTCGGCTACGGCATCACCACGCTGCGCGTCGTCTTCACCGGCAAGGAGACCAGCGGCATCGAAGACATCAAAGGCATGAAGCTGCGCATCAATACGACGCCGGCCTACCGCGACTTCTACCAGCTCCTCGGCGCCGCCCCGACGCCGATCCCGACGCCGCAGGTGTTCGACGCAATGTCCAACGGCCAGGTCGATGGCCTCGAAGCCGACCTCGACCTGTCCTGGAACCAGCGCTACGACAAGGTCGCCAAGACCATGCTGCGCATGAACGCCATCTTCATGCCCTGCGTGGCGCTCGCTTCCGGCCGTGTCTGGAAGGGCGTTCCGGAGGCCGACCGCGAGCTGATCGCCCGCCTGACCCGCGAAGAACTCGACAAGCAGATCGACGCGACCGTCGCCAAGGAAGCCACGCTCCTGCAGAACTTCAAGGACACCGGCATCAAGATCGTCGATGTGAACCTGGAGAACACCGCGGAAATCATCAGCGCCTATGATGCGATCTGGCTGCCCAAGGCGCCGGTTCTGAAAGAACTGCGCGAAGTCGGCGCAACCCTTTGA
- a CDS encoding D-alanyl-D-alanine carboxypeptidase family protein, with amino-acid sequence MTKDTMAGRPWKQLAFIASLLASATAAQATPVLVVDADSHQVLYQEDAGVPWYPASTTKLMSAFVVFEALRAGEVTLKTPVTMTRNATKQAFLESGLTFGRVMTLEDALFAMLTASANDVAVALAEAVAPDEKAFVQRMNDAATRLGLNGTRFTNPNGLFDKQNYTTARDLALLGMEVDRAFPEYRRFFQASAVTIDGKEIKSNNQLLTRFNGTVGMKTGFLCASGRNFVGLAERNERRVMVVVLGATTERERNERSAQFLTQAFDGKLPAGGGSVENVANRRDVAPEDMRIRLCTDKSAEYEASRDALYPMGLPGHETYLQDQLPGGVHAISTWADDKAVDVPVPARRPS; translated from the coding sequence ATGACCAAAGACACGATGGCCGGACGGCCATGGAAGCAACTGGCGTTCATCGCATCCCTTTTGGCCTCGGCAACGGCGGCGCAGGCGACCCCCGTGCTGGTGGTGGATGCCGACAGCCATCAGGTGCTCTATCAGGAAGATGCCGGCGTGCCGTGGTATCCGGCCTCCACGACCAAGCTGATGTCGGCCTTCGTCGTGTTCGAGGCGCTGCGCGCCGGTGAAGTGACCCTGAAGACGCCCGTCACCATGACGCGCAACGCCACGAAACAGGCCTTTCTGGAATCCGGCCTGACCTTCGGGCGGGTGATGACGCTGGAAGATGCGCTTTTCGCCATGCTCACGGCCTCGGCAAATGATGTCGCCGTGGCGCTCGCGGAGGCTGTCGCGCCGGATGAGAAGGCCTTCGTGCAGCGCATGAACGATGCCGCCACCCGCCTTGGCCTCAACGGCACCCGCTTCACCAATCCCAATGGGCTGTTCGACAAGCAGAACTACACGACCGCGCGCGACCTGGCGCTGCTCGGCATGGAGGTGGACCGGGCGTTCCCCGAATACCGCCGTTTCTTCCAGGCCTCGGCGGTGACGATCGACGGCAAGGAGATCAAGTCCAACAACCAACTGCTGACCCGCTTCAACGGCACGGTCGGCATGAAGACCGGCTTCCTCTGCGCATCGGGGCGAAACTTCGTGGGTCTTGCCGAGCGCAACGAGCGGCGCGTGATGGTCGTCGTGCTGGGCGCGACGACGGAGCGGGAGCGCAACGAGCGCTCCGCACAATTCCTGACGCAGGCCTTCGACGGCAAGCTGCCCGCCGGTGGCGGCAGCGTGGAGAATGTCGCGAACCGGCGTGACGTCGCGCCCGAGGACATGCGTATCCGCCTGTGTACGGACAAGAGCGCCGAATACGAGGCCAGCCGCGACGCGCTCTACCCGATGGGCCTGCCGGGGCACGAGACCTACCTGCAGGATCAGTTGCCGGGCGGCGTCCATGCGATCAGCACCTGGGCCGACGACAAGGCCGTGGACGTGCCGGTTCCCGCCCGCCGGCCGTCGTAA
- a CDS encoding LysR family transcriptional regulator — translation MKINSDNSNINLRHLRAIHAIWQEGSFVRAAETLGVVPSALTEAVRQLEENAGHALFDRRLRPPQPTALGLQFLEETRPLVEGLDRAMQRLRGGARLAHGSLAIGASPSAISGRVAPALAAFRKAHPAVAVTLYDDIAERLATLVSDGVLDLAIAGRAGTSPDLAQVEIGRDPFGLACRADHPLALRGGAIRLADIDPQDLIQLDGDTGTQRLLAGHAGLPEAFLAGNLSARSTVAQLALVRAGVGVALLPREAVLLFADPALAFVAVADLDLTRSLYLLQPARRPASPAAERFLALL, via the coding sequence ATGAAGATAAATTCTGATAATTCGAACATAAACCTTCGGCATCTGCGGGCCATCCACGCCATCTGGCAGGAAGGCTCCTTCGTACGGGCGGCCGAAACGCTCGGCGTTGTGCCCTCGGCTCTCACGGAAGCCGTGCGGCAACTGGAGGAGAATGCCGGCCACGCGCTCTTCGACCGGCGCCTGCGCCCGCCGCAGCCGACGGCGCTCGGCCTGCAATTCCTGGAGGAGACCCGGCCGCTGGTGGAGGGGCTGGACCGGGCGATGCAGCGTCTTCGCGGCGGGGCGCGGCTGGCGCATGGCTCGCTCGCCATCGGTGCGTCGCCCTCGGCGATCTCGGGGCGGGTCGCCCCTGCCCTCGCGGCGTTCCGCAAGGCGCATCCGGCCGTGGCCGTCACGCTTTACGACGATATCGCCGAACGGCTCGCCACCCTCGTTTCCGATGGCGTGCTCGACCTTGCGATTGCCGGCCGGGCGGGAACTTCGCCGGATCTCGCCCAGGTCGAAATCGGCCGCGACCCGTTCGGCCTCGCCTGCCGGGCAGATCATCCGCTGGCGCTTCGCGGGGGAGCCATCCGCCTTGCGGATATCGATCCGCAGGACCTCATCCAGCTCGACGGCGACACCGGGACCCAGCGCCTGCTCGCCGGCCATGCCGGCCTGCCGGAAGCCTTCCTCGCCGGCAATCTCAGCGCCCGCTCCACCGTCGCCCAGCTTGCCCTGGTGCGCGCCGGCGTCGGCGTCGCACTCCTGCCGCGCGAAGCTGTGCTGCTCTTCGCCGATCCGGCGCTCGCCTTCGTGGCCGTCGCCGACCTCGACCTCACGCGCAGCCTCTATCTGCTCCAGCCGGCCCGGCGGCCCGCCTCACCGGCGGCCGAACGCTTTCTCGCCCTGCTCTAG
- a CDS encoding FAD-binding and (Fe-S)-binding domain-containing protein: MQFPAKNRIDDLAAALRAGGFSGEIETDSALRAAMSTDNSVYRIVPDLIVAPRHAGDVVCLMRVLEEPAFDAIALTARGGGTGTNGQSLNSGVVIDFRRHMNRLVAVDVAERWAEVEPGIVLDDLNDRLRPHGLFFAPETSTSTRCTVGGMVSTDASGKGSRVYGKTSDNLAGVEIARGAGCLASFEPTPDWARPMLAAAEAAARAGREAFVANTPKLNRRFTGYDLERACPPEGGFEWWRLFPGSEGTLGPITRIRVKLLPIEPEKRLIVVGFDSFRQALAAATPLMQDEPTAIEVMDERVQQLAQEAGILQRLPEGLRPKGDARVAYVFVEFNGSDAGLLEARLAACRARLATLDGAGAVHVAADKAEIRALWAIRSAGVGLLGKVDGRARPVAFVEDCVVPPENLPAFVDDFLALIASHGLGFGIYGHVDVGCLHIRPALDIDADADREKLVAVSDGVFALTRKHGGIFWGEHGKGVRGAYLREWIGPEAYAALQGVKAAFDPKARFNPGKLVGGEGAVMGIATTPFRPFNAPEGDALEKAFRCNGNAQCLSYQATTPMCPSFKASADLRHSPKGRADALRAWKTAKTAGGEGVDEADLLGVLDTCLGCKACASTCPVQVDIPQMRSAFYSDYYARNARPLADRLTLLAERMSLFQVKLAGVLGPLWPLLRRVAAGLMAAVDLPERLAGSVPGLERIAIADLGGPLPEGTVLVWQDWFTSLFDAAVQRDVAAGLRALGYRPLFVEMLPAGKAALNLGDMPGFRAMAGRLAAALAQAARSGVPMIGLDPAFVMMLRQDYAKAGIRLPEVLLPQAFLAREIAAGRAMPRAASGAEAVTLLSHCTETTGDAGARAGWQAVFAALGVELAAPETGCCGMAGLFGHQKRHQAISKSLFALSWAGHVKDGKTVVATGFSCRCQSERLAERDVRHPLGLIADLLAVKASRPA; encoded by the coding sequence ATGCAATTTCCGGCGAAGAACCGTATCGACGATCTTGCGGCTGCCCTGCGCGCCGGCGGTTTCAGCGGCGAGATCGAGACGGACAGTGCGCTGCGCGCCGCCATGTCCACCGACAATTCGGTCTACCGCATCGTGCCGGACCTGATCGTCGCGCCGCGCCATGCCGGGGATGTCGTGTGTCTGATGCGTGTGCTGGAGGAGCCGGCCTTCGACGCCATAGCGCTGACCGCCCGCGGCGGCGGCACCGGCACCAACGGCCAGAGCCTCAACAGCGGCGTCGTGATCGATTTCCGCCGGCACATGAACCGGCTTGTCGCCGTCGATGTCGCGGAGCGGTGGGCGGAGGTGGAGCCGGGCATCGTGCTCGACGACCTCAATGACAGGCTCCGGCCACATGGCCTGTTCTTCGCGCCCGAGACCTCGACGTCGACGCGCTGCACCGTCGGTGGCATGGTCTCGACCGACGCCTCCGGCAAGGGATCGCGCGTCTATGGCAAGACCTCGGACAATCTTGCCGGGGTGGAGATCGCGCGCGGGGCGGGCTGTCTCGCCTCGTTCGAGCCGACGCCGGACTGGGCGCGGCCGATGCTGGCGGCCGCCGAGGCCGCGGCCCGCGCCGGGCGGGAGGCTTTTGTCGCCAATACACCGAAGCTCAACCGCCGCTTCACCGGCTACGACCTCGAGCGGGCCTGTCCGCCGGAAGGCGGCTTCGAATGGTGGCGGCTGTTTCCCGGCTCCGAGGGCACGCTCGGCCCGATCACGCGCATCCGCGTGAAGCTCCTTCCCATCGAGCCGGAAAAGCGGCTGATCGTCGTCGGCTTCGACAGTTTCCGCCAGGCGCTGGCGGCCGCAACGCCCCTGATGCAGGACGAGCCGACGGCCATCGAGGTCATGGACGAACGTGTGCAGCAGCTCGCGCAGGAGGCCGGCATTCTCCAGCGTCTGCCGGAAGGGCTGCGCCCGAAGGGCGATGCGCGCGTCGCCTATGTCTTCGTGGAATTCAACGGGTCGGATGCCGGGCTTCTCGAGGCGCGGCTTGCTGCCTGCCGCGCCCGGCTTGCCACGCTGGACGGCGCGGGCGCCGTGCATGTGGCCGCGGACAAGGCGGAAATCCGCGCGCTCTGGGCGATCCGCTCGGCGGGCGTCGGGCTGCTCGGCAAGGTGGATGGCCGGGCGCGGCCGGTCGCCTTCGTGGAGGACTGCGTGGTGCCGCCGGAGAACCTGCCGGCCTTCGTGGACGATTTCCTCGCCCTCATCGCCTCGCACGGTCTTGGCTTCGGCATCTATGGCCATGTGGACGTCGGCTGCCTGCATATCCGTCCCGCGCTCGATATCGATGCGGACGCCGACCGGGAGAAGCTTGTCGCCGTCTCGGATGGCGTCTTCGCGCTGACGCGCAAGCATGGCGGTATCTTCTGGGGCGAGCACGGCAAGGGTGTGCGCGGCGCCTATCTGCGCGAGTGGATCGGCCCGGAGGCCTATGCAGCCCTTCAGGGCGTCAAGGCGGCGTTCGATCCCAAGGCGCGCTTCAACCCCGGCAAGCTGGTGGGCGGCGAGGGCGCGGTGATGGGGATCGCCACCACGCCCTTCCGGCCCTTCAATGCGCCCGAGGGCGACGCGCTGGAAAAGGCCTTCCGCTGCAATGGCAATGCGCAATGCCTGAGCTATCAGGCGACGACGCCGATGTGCCCCTCCTTCAAGGCGAGCGCGGACCTGCGCCATTCGCCGAAAGGCCGCGCCGATGCGCTGCGCGCCTGGAAGACGGCGAAGACGGCGGGCGGGGAGGGTGTCGATGAAGCCGACCTGCTGGGTGTGCTGGACACCTGCCTCGGCTGCAAGGCCTGCGCCTCGACCTGTCCCGTACAGGTGGATATCCCGCAGATGCGCTCCGCCTTTTACTCAGATTACTATGCACGCAATGCGCGTCCGCTGGCCGACCGGCTGACGCTGCTTGCCGAGAGGATGAGCCTGTTTCAGGTGAAGCTGGCGGGCGTGCTGGGGCCGCTCTGGCCGCTGCTGCGCCGCGTCGCAGCGGGCCTGATGGCGGCGGTCGACCTGCCGGAGCGGCTTGCCGGTTCCGTGCCGGGGCTGGAGCGCATCGCGATCGCCGATCTCGGCGGCCCCCTGCCGGAAGGCACGGTTCTCGTCTGGCAGGACTGGTTCACGTCGCTCTTCGACGCGGCGGTGCAGCGGGATGTGGCGGCCGGGCTGCGTGCGCTCGGCTATCGCCCGCTCTTCGTGGAGATGCTGCCGGCCGGCAAGGCCGCGCTTAATCTCGGGGACATGCCGGGCTTTCGCGCCATGGCGGGGCGGCTTGCCGCGGCGCTGGCGCAGGCGGCGCGCTCCGGCGTGCCGATGATCGGCCTCGACCCGGCCTTCGTCATGATGCTGCGGCAGGACTATGCGAAGGCCGGCATCCGCCTGCCGGAGGTGCTTCTGCCGCAAGCGTTCCTGGCCCGCGAGATTGCGGCGGGCAGGGCAATGCCGAGGGCGGCGTCCGGCGCTGAGGCCGTCACGCTGCTCAGCCATTGCACCGAAACGACGGGGGATGCGGGCGCGCGCGCCGGCTGGCAGGCGGTCTTTGCCGCGCTCGGCGTGGAGCTTGCCGCGCCCGAGACCGGCTGCTGCGGCATGGCGGGCCTCTTCGGCCACCAGAAGCGCCATCAGGCCATTTCGAAGAGCCTTTTTGCGCTTTCGTGGGCCGGTCATGTGAAGGACGGCAAGACGGTGGTGGCGACGGGCTTTTCCTGCCGTTGCCAGAGCGAGCGTCTGGCGGAACGGGACGTCCGTCATCCCCTCGGCCTGATCGCCGACCTTCTGGCGGTCAAAGCCAGCCGGCCCGCTTGA
- the corA gene encoding magnesium/cobalt transporter CorA: MTVVASYIYRDGKRAEEVALADEPFAAEENAFAWIGLTEPTEEEMGKLKAMFGLHPLAVEDALRGRQVPKVEVYGEELFVVVKTAHLEADKIVYGETCIFVGRHHIVTVRHGSARTHTELRRLLEQSPQMLRHGPDYVLHAIIDFIVDGYLPMVEKIEDSVLALEKHMLISFLEREQIRRIFRMRRQVILFQRVLGPMAEVAGRLTHLDLPCIDENARPYFRDVLDHVKRVETMIAGLRDVITSVFEASNLLEQQRQGVITRQLAAWAAILAVPTAIAGLYGMNFRNMPELETRYGYFIVLGVIAALCGILFARFKRAGWL, translated from the coding sequence ATGACCGTCGTCGCTTCCTACATCTACCGTGACGGCAAACGTGCCGAAGAGGTTGCGCTTGCGGATGAACCCTTCGCCGCCGAGGAAAACGCCTTCGCCTGGATCGGCCTGACGGAGCCGACCGAGGAGGAGATGGGCAAGCTCAAGGCGATGTTCGGCCTGCATCCGCTCGCTGTGGAGGATGCGCTGCGGGGCCGGCAGGTGCCGAAGGTCGAGGTTTACGGCGAAGAACTCTTCGTCGTCGTGAAGACGGCGCATCTTGAGGCCGACAAGATCGTTTATGGCGAAACTTGCATCTTCGTCGGCCGGCATCATATCGTCACGGTCCGCCATGGCTCGGCGCGCACGCATACGGAACTGCGCCGCCTGCTGGAGCAATCGCCGCAGATGCTGCGGCACGGACCGGACTATGTCCTGCACGCCATCATCGACTTCATCGTCGACGGCTACCTGCCGATGGTCGAGAAGATCGAGGACAGCGTTCTTGCGCTCGAAAAACACATGCTGATCTCCTTCCTCGAGCGCGAGCAGATCCGCCGCATCTTCCGCATGCGCCGCCAGGTGATCCTGTTCCAGCGCGTGCTCGGGCCGATGGCGGAGGTGGCCGGGCGGCTCACCCATCTGGACCTGCCCTGCATCGACGAGAACGCCCGCCCCTATTTCCGCGACGTGCTCGACCATGTCAAACGGGTGGAGACGATGATTGCCGGCCTGCGCGACGTCATCACATCCGTCTTCGAGGCGAGCAACCTGCTCGAACAGCAGCGCCAGGGCGTCATCACCCGCCAGCTTGCCGCCTGGGCCGCCATCTTGGCGGTTCCGACGGCGATCGCGGGCCTCTACGGCATGAACTTCCGCAACATGCCCGAACTGGAAACCCGCTACGGCTATTTCATCGTGCTCGGCGTCATCGCCGCCCTCTGCGGCATTCTCTTCGCCCGCTTCAAGCGGGCCGGCTGGCTTTGA
- a CDS encoding IS3 family transposase (programmed frameshift), with the protein MTSKTTNKFSSEVRARAVRMVADHEAEHPSRWAAVSSIAAKIGCSAHTLNEWVKKAEVDSGKRAGLPSDVAEKIKALERENRELRQANEILRKASAYFCPGGARPPTEAMISFIDAHRSVLGVEPICRLLPIAPSTYYEVVAKRTDVDRLSARTRRDMALKIEIRRVFNENFQVYGVRKVWRQLQREGYDVARCTVARLMRMMGLQGVIRGKPVKTTVSDKSAPCPLDRVNRQFFAPAPNMLWLSDFTYVATWQGFVYVAFVIDAFARRIVGWRASRAAHAGFLLDALDQALHDRRPVKRSGLVHHSDRGSQYVSIRYSERLAEAGIEPSVGSVGDSYDNALAETINGLYKAEVIHRRGPWRNFEAVEFATLEWVDWFNNRRLLEPIGNIPPAEAEERYYAMLDAPAMAA; encoded by the exons ATGACAAGCAAGACGACGAACAAATTTTCTTCTGAAGTCCGCGCCCGCGCCGTTCGAATGGTGGCCGATCATGAAGCCGAACATCCTTCCCGGTGGGCGGCTGTATCTTCCATAGCGGCCAAGATCGGTTGCTCGGCGCATACGCTCAATGAATGGGTGAAGAAGGCCGAGGTCGACAGCGGCAAGCGTGCAGGTTTGCCGAGTGACGTGGCGGAGAAGATAAAGGCTTTGGAGCGGGAGAACCGGGAGCTTCGTCAGGCGAATGAGATTTTACGCAAGGCCTCTGCGTATT TTTGCCCAGGCGGAGCTCGACCGCCCACTGAAGCGATGATTTCCTTCATCGATGCACACCGCTCGGTGCTCGGGGTCGAGCCGATCTGCAGGCTGCTGCCGATTGCCCCGTCCACCTACTATGAGGTCGTTGCCAAACGCACGGACGTGGACCGCCTATCGGCCCGCACCCGACGCGACATGGCCCTGAAGATCGAGATACGCCGGGTGTTCAACGAGAACTTCCAGGTCTATGGCGTGCGCAAAGTCTGGCGGCAGTTGCAGCGAGAAGGTTACGACGTTGCCCGCTGCACCGTCGCTCGGCTTATGAGAATGATGGGGCTTCAAGGCGTCATTCGCGGCAAGCCAGTCAAAACCACCGTGTCGGACAAGTCCGCTCCATGCCCGCTAGACCGGGTGAACCGACAGTTCTTCGCTCCCGCGCCGAACATGCTGTGGTTATCCGATTTCACCTATGTCGCGACTTGGCAGGGCTTCGTTTACGTGGCCTTCGTCATTGATGCCTTCGCTCGCCGTATCGTGGGTTGGCGGGCAAGCCGGGCGGCCCATGCGGGCTTTTTGCTTGATGCCCTCGACCAGGCGCTTCATGATCGGCGGCCCGTCAAACGCAGTGGGCTGGTTCATCATTCCGACCGCGGCTCGCAATACGTATCCATTCGCTATTCCGAACGGCTGGCGGAGGCAGGCATCGAGCCGTCTGTCGGAAGCGTTGGTGATAGTTACGACAATGCTCTCGCCGAAACGATCAACGGTCTTTACAAGGCCGAGGTCATCCATCGGCGAGGACCATGGCGCAACTTCGAAGCCGTGGAGTTCGCCACGCTCGAATGGGTCGATTGGTTCAACAACCGCCGCCTTCTGGAGCCCATCGGCAACATACCGCCAGCCGAGGCCGAAGAACGATACTACGCCATGCTGGACGCACCAGCCATGGCCGCATAA
- the istA gene encoding IS21 family transposase, whose protein sequence is MELYLRVRLAVSEGMKQRQAAKHFNISRETVAKMLAYSTPPGYQRRSPIRRPKLDAFVSTIEHWLDEDLKMPLKQRHTAKRVFDRLRDECGFTGGYTIIKDYIRERDQRRQEVFVPLSHPPGHAQADFGEATVVIGGVEQKARFFVLDLPHSDGCYVRAYPAAVAEAWVDGHIHAFAFFGAVPQSIVYDNDRCLVAKILPDGTRKRAALFSGFLSHYLIRDRYGRPGKGNDKGNVEGLVGYARRNFMVPIPQFATWDAFNAFLEEQCRKRQRDKLRGESETIGERLQRDLAAMRPLPASPFDACDQASARVTAQSLVRYKTNDYSVPVAYGHQDVWVRGYVNEVVIGCRGEIIARHPRCWEREDVVFDPVHYLPLIEQKINALDQAAPLQGWNLPDEFATLRRLMEGRMAKHGRREYVQVLRLLESFDLADLHAAVKQAIQLGAIGFDAVKHLILCRVERRPPRLDLSIYPYLPRATVEKTSAKAYMRLLSSDAGEAA, encoded by the coding sequence GTGGAACTTTATTTGAGGGTTCGCCTGGCTGTTTCGGAAGGGATGAAGCAGCGTCAGGCCGCGAAGCATTTCAACATCTCGCGAGAGACCGTGGCCAAGATGTTGGCCTATTCGACACCACCCGGCTATCAGCGTCGATCACCGATCCGGCGTCCGAAGCTGGATGCGTTTGTTTCGACGATCGAGCATTGGCTCGACGAAGATCTGAAGATGCCGCTAAAGCAACGCCATACTGCCAAGCGTGTGTTCGACCGCCTGCGTGATGAGTGCGGTTTCACCGGCGGCTACACGATCATCAAGGACTACATACGCGAGCGGGATCAGCGTCGGCAGGAGGTGTTCGTGCCGTTGTCGCATCCGCCCGGCCATGCGCAGGCCGACTTTGGCGAGGCGACGGTGGTGATCGGCGGCGTCGAGCAAAAGGCGCGTTTCTTCGTGCTGGATCTGCCGCATAGCGACGGCTGCTACGTGCGGGCCTATCCTGCGGCGGTGGCCGAGGCCTGGGTCGACGGCCACATCCATGCATTCGCCTTCTTCGGGGCCGTGCCGCAGTCGATCGTCTATGACAATGACCGTTGCCTGGTGGCCAAGATCCTGCCCGACGGCACACGCAAGCGGGCGGCGTTGTTCAGCGGCTTCCTGTCCCACTACCTGATCCGGGATCGCTATGGCCGTCCGGGAAAGGGCAACGATAAAGGGAATGTCGAGGGACTCGTCGGTTATGCCCGACGTAATTTTATGGTGCCGATCCCGCAGTTTGCGACATGGGATGCGTTCAACGCCTTTCTGGAAGAGCAGTGCCGCAAACGCCAGCGCGACAAGCTGCGCGGTGAGAGTGAGACAATCGGGGAGCGGCTACAGCGTGATCTGGCGGCCATGCGTCCGTTACCGGCGTCTCCCTTCGATGCCTGCGACCAGGCCAGCGCCAGGGTGACAGCCCAGTCGCTGGTGCGCTACAAGACCAACGACTATTCCGTACCGGTCGCCTATGGCCATCAGGACGTCTGGGTCCGGGGCTATGTCAATGAGGTGGTGATCGGCTGCCGCGGCGAGATCATTGCCCGTCATCCGCGATGCTGGGAACGGGAAGACGTCGTCTTCGATCCCGTTCATTATCTGCCGCTGATCGAGCAGAAGATCAATGCGCTGGATCAGGCGGCTCCACTCCAGGGCTGGAACCTGCCGGACGAGTTCGCGACGCTGCGCCGCCTGATGGAAGGCCGCATGGCAAAGCATGGCCGACGGGAATACGTGCAGGTTCTGCGCCTGCTGGAGAGCTTCGACCTTGCGGACCTGCATGCGGCCGTGAAGCAGGCGATACAGCTCGGTGCGATCGGCTTCGATGCGGTCAAGCATCTGATCCTGTGCCGGGTCGAGCGCCGGCCACCGCGGTTGGATCTGTCGATCTATCCCTACCTGCCGCGGGCGACGGTCGAGAAGACCTCAGCGAAAGCGTATATGCGCCTCCTGTCGTCTGATGCGGGAGAGGCGGCATGA